A genomic stretch from Neomonachus schauinslandi chromosome 16, ASM220157v2, whole genome shotgun sequence includes:
- the NDRG4 gene encoding protein NDRG4 isoform X1: MMKERLLLHDVTMAGLQELRFPEEKPLLRGQEAAELENSDTFLLAVDTDWKEHDIETPYGLLHVVIRGSPKGNRPAILTYHDVGLNHKLCFNTFFNFEDMQEITKHFVVCHVDAPGQQVGASQFPQGYQFPSMEQLAAMLPSVVQHFGFKYVIGIGVGAGAYVLAKFALIFPDLVEGLVLMNIDPNGKGWIDWAATKLSGLTSTLPDTVLSHLFSQEELVNNTELVQSYRQQIGNVVNQANLQLFWNMYNSRRDLDINRPGTVPNAKTLRCPVMLVVGDNAPAEDGVVECNSKLDPTTTTFLKMADSGGLPQVTQPGKLSEAFKYFLQGMGYIAYLKDRRLSGGAVPSASMTRLARSRTASLTSASSGDGSRPPACTHSESSEGLGQVNHTMEVSC, encoded by the exons gCCTCCTGCTCCACGACGTGACCATGGCCGGGCTGCAGGAGCTGCGATTCCCGGAGGAGAAGCCCCTGCTCCGGGGCCAGGAGGCCGCCGAGCTG GAGAACTCTGACACCTTCCTCTTGGCCGTGGACACAGACTGGAAG GAACATGACATTGAGACACCTTACGGCCTGCTGCACGTCGTGATCCGGGGCTCCCCCAAAGGGAACCGCCCTGCCATCCTTACCTACCATGACGTGGGCCTCAATC ACAAGCTGTGCTTCAACACCTTCTTCAACTTCGAGGACATGCAGGAGATCACCAAGCACTTCGTGGTGTGCCACGTGGACGCCCCTGGTCAGCAGGTGGGGGCGTCGCAGTTTCCCCAGGG gtACCAGTTCCCCTCCATGGAGCAGCTAGCCGCCATGCTCCCCAGTGTGGTGCAGCACTTCGG GTTCAAGTACGTGATTGGCATCGGAGTGGGAGCCGGAGCTTATGTGCTGGCTAAGTTTGCA CTCATCTTCCCCGACCTGGTGGAGGGGCTGGTGCTGATGAACATTGACCCCAATGGCAAAGGCTGGATCGACTGGGCGGCCACCAAG CTCTCCGGCCTCACCAGCACTTTACCTGACACGGTGCTATCCCACCTCTTCAGCCAG gAGGAGCTAGTGAACAACACAGAGCTGGTGCAGAGCTACCGGCAGCAGATCGGGAACGTGGTGAACCAGGCCAACCTGCAGCTCTTCTGGAACATGTACAATAG ccGCAGAGACCTGGACATTAACCGGCCCGGAACAGTGCCCAATGCCAAGACGCTCCG CTGCCCGGTGATGCTGGTGGTTGGGGACAACGCGCCCGCCGAGGATGGGGTG GTGGAGTGCAACTCCAAACTGGATCCCACCACCACGACCTTCCTGAAG ATGGCAGATTCCGGGGGGCTCCCCCAGGTCACACAG CCAGGGAAGCTGAGTGAGGCCTTCAAATACTTCCTGCAAGGCATGGGCTACA TTGCATACTTGAAGGACCGAAGGCTGAGTGGAGGAGCAG TGCCCTCGGCCAGCATGACCCGCCTCGCCCGCTCCCGTACCGCGTCGCTCACCAGTGCCAGCTCGGGGGATGGCAGCCGCCCGCCGGCCTGCACCCACTCGGAGAGCAGTGAGGGGCTGGGCCAGGTCAACCACACCATGGAGGTGTCCTGTTGA
- the NDRG4 gene encoding protein NDRG4 isoform X2, with the protein MMKERLLLHDVTMAGLQELRFPEEKPLLRGQEAAELENSDTFLLAVDTDWKEHDIETPYGLLHVVIRGSPKGNRPAILTYHDVGLNHKLCFNTFFNFEDMQEITKHFVVCHVDAPGQQVGASQFPQGYQFPSMEQLAAMLPSVVQHFGFKYVIGIGVGAGAYVLAKFALIFPDLVEGLVLMNIDPNGKGWIDWAATKLSGLTSTLPDTVLSHLFSQEELVNNTELVQSYRQQIGNVVNQANLQLFWNMYNSRRDLDINRPGTVPNAKTLRCPVMLVVGDNAPAEDGVVECNSKLDPTTTTFLKMADSGGLPQVTQPGKLSEAFKYFLQGMGYMPSASMTRLARSRTASLTSASSGDGSRPPACTHSESSEGLGQVNHTMEVSC; encoded by the exons gCCTCCTGCTCCACGACGTGACCATGGCCGGGCTGCAGGAGCTGCGATTCCCGGAGGAGAAGCCCCTGCTCCGGGGCCAGGAGGCCGCCGAGCTG GAGAACTCTGACACCTTCCTCTTGGCCGTGGACACAGACTGGAAG GAACATGACATTGAGACACCTTACGGCCTGCTGCACGTCGTGATCCGGGGCTCCCCCAAAGGGAACCGCCCTGCCATCCTTACCTACCATGACGTGGGCCTCAATC ACAAGCTGTGCTTCAACACCTTCTTCAACTTCGAGGACATGCAGGAGATCACCAAGCACTTCGTGGTGTGCCACGTGGACGCCCCTGGTCAGCAGGTGGGGGCGTCGCAGTTTCCCCAGGG gtACCAGTTCCCCTCCATGGAGCAGCTAGCCGCCATGCTCCCCAGTGTGGTGCAGCACTTCGG GTTCAAGTACGTGATTGGCATCGGAGTGGGAGCCGGAGCTTATGTGCTGGCTAAGTTTGCA CTCATCTTCCCCGACCTGGTGGAGGGGCTGGTGCTGATGAACATTGACCCCAATGGCAAAGGCTGGATCGACTGGGCGGCCACCAAG CTCTCCGGCCTCACCAGCACTTTACCTGACACGGTGCTATCCCACCTCTTCAGCCAG gAGGAGCTAGTGAACAACACAGAGCTGGTGCAGAGCTACCGGCAGCAGATCGGGAACGTGGTGAACCAGGCCAACCTGCAGCTCTTCTGGAACATGTACAATAG ccGCAGAGACCTGGACATTAACCGGCCCGGAACAGTGCCCAATGCCAAGACGCTCCG CTGCCCGGTGATGCTGGTGGTTGGGGACAACGCGCCCGCCGAGGATGGGGTG GTGGAGTGCAACTCCAAACTGGATCCCACCACCACGACCTTCCTGAAG ATGGCAGATTCCGGGGGGCTCCCCCAGGTCACACAG CCAGGGAAGCTGAGTGAGGCCTTCAAATACTTCCTGCAAGGCATGGGCTACA TGCCCTCGGCCAGCATGACCCGCCTCGCCCGCTCCCGTACCGCGTCGCTCACCAGTGCCAGCTCGGGGGATGGCAGCCGCCCGCCGGCCTGCACCCACTCGGAGAGCAGTGAGGGGCTGGGCCAGGTCAACCACACCATGGAGGTGTCCTGTTGA
- the NDRG4 gene encoding protein NDRG4 isoform X4: MPECWDGVSEGSGGALILRGVGPGQQCPGHPVLSPLQEHDIETPYGLLHVVIRGSPKGNRPAILTYHDVGLNHKLCFNTFFNFEDMQEITKHFVVCHVDAPGQQVGASQFPQGYQFPSMEQLAAMLPSVVQHFGFKYVIGIGVGAGAYVLAKFALIFPDLVEGLVLMNIDPNGKGWIDWAATKLSGLTSTLPDTVLSHLFSQEELVNNTELVQSYRQQIGNVVNQANLQLFWNMYNSRRDLDINRPGTVPNAKTLRCPVMLVVGDNAPAEDGVVECNSKLDPTTTTFLKMADSGGLPQVTQPGKLSEAFKYFLQGMGYMPSASMTRLARSRTASLTSASSGDGSRPPACTHSESSEGLGQVNHTMEVSC, translated from the exons ATGCCGGAGTGCTGGGATGGGGTGAGTGAGGGCTCTGGGGGCG CCCTGATCCTGCGGGGGGTCGGGCCCGGGCAGCAGTGCCCAGGG CATCCCGTGCTATCTCCCCTCCAGGAACATGACATTGAGACACCTTACGGCCTGCTGCACGTCGTGATCCGGGGCTCCCCCAAAGGGAACCGCCCTGCCATCCTTACCTACCATGACGTGGGCCTCAATC ACAAGCTGTGCTTCAACACCTTCTTCAACTTCGAGGACATGCAGGAGATCACCAAGCACTTCGTGGTGTGCCACGTGGACGCCCCTGGTCAGCAGGTGGGGGCGTCGCAGTTTCCCCAGGG gtACCAGTTCCCCTCCATGGAGCAGCTAGCCGCCATGCTCCCCAGTGTGGTGCAGCACTTCGG GTTCAAGTACGTGATTGGCATCGGAGTGGGAGCCGGAGCTTATGTGCTGGCTAAGTTTGCA CTCATCTTCCCCGACCTGGTGGAGGGGCTGGTGCTGATGAACATTGACCCCAATGGCAAAGGCTGGATCGACTGGGCGGCCACCAAG CTCTCCGGCCTCACCAGCACTTTACCTGACACGGTGCTATCCCACCTCTTCAGCCAG gAGGAGCTAGTGAACAACACAGAGCTGGTGCAGAGCTACCGGCAGCAGATCGGGAACGTGGTGAACCAGGCCAACCTGCAGCTCTTCTGGAACATGTACAATAG ccGCAGAGACCTGGACATTAACCGGCCCGGAACAGTGCCCAATGCCAAGACGCTCCG CTGCCCGGTGATGCTGGTGGTTGGGGACAACGCGCCCGCCGAGGATGGGGTG GTGGAGTGCAACTCCAAACTGGATCCCACCACCACGACCTTCCTGAAG ATGGCAGATTCCGGGGGGCTCCCCCAGGTCACACAG CCAGGGAAGCTGAGTGAGGCCTTCAAATACTTCCTGCAAGGCATGGGCTACA TGCCCTCGGCCAGCATGACCCGCCTCGCCCGCTCCCGTACCGCGTCGCTCACCAGTGCCAGCTCGGGGGATGGCAGCCGCCCGCCGGCCTGCACCCACTCGGAGAGCAGTGAGGGGCTGGGCCAGGTCAACCACACCATGGAGGTGTCCTGTTGA
- the NDRG4 gene encoding protein NDRG4 isoform X3, whose product MPECWDGVSEGSGGALILRGVGPGQQCPGHPVLSPLQEHDIETPYGLLHVVIRGSPKGNRPAILTYHDVGLNHKLCFNTFFNFEDMQEITKHFVVCHVDAPGQQVGASQFPQGYQFPSMEQLAAMLPSVVQHFGFKYVIGIGVGAGAYVLAKFALIFPDLVEGLVLMNIDPNGKGWIDWAATKLSGLTSTLPDTVLSHLFSQEELVNNTELVQSYRQQIGNVVNQANLQLFWNMYNSRRDLDINRPGTVPNAKTLRCPVMLVVGDNAPAEDGVVECNSKLDPTTTTFLKMADSGGLPQVTQPGKLSEAFKYFLQGMGYIAYLKDRRLSGGAVPSASMTRLARSRTASLTSASSGDGSRPPACTHSESSEGLGQVNHTMEVSC is encoded by the exons ATGCCGGAGTGCTGGGATGGGGTGAGTGAGGGCTCTGGGGGCG CCCTGATCCTGCGGGGGGTCGGGCCCGGGCAGCAGTGCCCAGGG CATCCCGTGCTATCTCCCCTCCAGGAACATGACATTGAGACACCTTACGGCCTGCTGCACGTCGTGATCCGGGGCTCCCCCAAAGGGAACCGCCCTGCCATCCTTACCTACCATGACGTGGGCCTCAATC ACAAGCTGTGCTTCAACACCTTCTTCAACTTCGAGGACATGCAGGAGATCACCAAGCACTTCGTGGTGTGCCACGTGGACGCCCCTGGTCAGCAGGTGGGGGCGTCGCAGTTTCCCCAGGG gtACCAGTTCCCCTCCATGGAGCAGCTAGCCGCCATGCTCCCCAGTGTGGTGCAGCACTTCGG GTTCAAGTACGTGATTGGCATCGGAGTGGGAGCCGGAGCTTATGTGCTGGCTAAGTTTGCA CTCATCTTCCCCGACCTGGTGGAGGGGCTGGTGCTGATGAACATTGACCCCAATGGCAAAGGCTGGATCGACTGGGCGGCCACCAAG CTCTCCGGCCTCACCAGCACTTTACCTGACACGGTGCTATCCCACCTCTTCAGCCAG gAGGAGCTAGTGAACAACACAGAGCTGGTGCAGAGCTACCGGCAGCAGATCGGGAACGTGGTGAACCAGGCCAACCTGCAGCTCTTCTGGAACATGTACAATAG ccGCAGAGACCTGGACATTAACCGGCCCGGAACAGTGCCCAATGCCAAGACGCTCCG CTGCCCGGTGATGCTGGTGGTTGGGGACAACGCGCCCGCCGAGGATGGGGTG GTGGAGTGCAACTCCAAACTGGATCCCACCACCACGACCTTCCTGAAG ATGGCAGATTCCGGGGGGCTCCCCCAGGTCACACAG CCAGGGAAGCTGAGTGAGGCCTTCAAATACTTCCTGCAAGGCATGGGCTACA TTGCATACTTGAAGGACCGAAGGCTGAGTGGAGGAGCAG TGCCCTCGGCCAGCATGACCCGCCTCGCCCGCTCCCGTACCGCGTCGCTCACCAGTGCCAGCTCGGGGGATGGCAGCCGCCCGCCGGCCTGCACCCACTCGGAGAGCAGTGAGGGGCTGGGCCAGGTCAACCACACCATGGAGGTGTCCTGTTGA
- the NDRG4 gene encoding protein NDRG4 isoform X5: MPECWDGEHDIETPYGLLHVVIRGSPKGNRPAILTYHDVGLNHKLCFNTFFNFEDMQEITKHFVVCHVDAPGQQVGASQFPQGYQFPSMEQLAAMLPSVVQHFGFKYVIGIGVGAGAYVLAKFALIFPDLVEGLVLMNIDPNGKGWIDWAATKLSGLTSTLPDTVLSHLFSQEELVNNTELVQSYRQQIGNVVNQANLQLFWNMYNSRRDLDINRPGTVPNAKTLRCPVMLVVGDNAPAEDGVVECNSKLDPTTTTFLKMADSGGLPQVTQPGKLSEAFKYFLQGMGYIAYLKDRRLSGGAVPSASMTRLARSRTASLTSASSGDGSRPPACTHSESSEGLGQVNHTMEVSC, translated from the exons ATGCCGGAGTGCTGGGATGGG GAACATGACATTGAGACACCTTACGGCCTGCTGCACGTCGTGATCCGGGGCTCCCCCAAAGGGAACCGCCCTGCCATCCTTACCTACCATGACGTGGGCCTCAATC ACAAGCTGTGCTTCAACACCTTCTTCAACTTCGAGGACATGCAGGAGATCACCAAGCACTTCGTGGTGTGCCACGTGGACGCCCCTGGTCAGCAGGTGGGGGCGTCGCAGTTTCCCCAGGG gtACCAGTTCCCCTCCATGGAGCAGCTAGCCGCCATGCTCCCCAGTGTGGTGCAGCACTTCGG GTTCAAGTACGTGATTGGCATCGGAGTGGGAGCCGGAGCTTATGTGCTGGCTAAGTTTGCA CTCATCTTCCCCGACCTGGTGGAGGGGCTGGTGCTGATGAACATTGACCCCAATGGCAAAGGCTGGATCGACTGGGCGGCCACCAAG CTCTCCGGCCTCACCAGCACTTTACCTGACACGGTGCTATCCCACCTCTTCAGCCAG gAGGAGCTAGTGAACAACACAGAGCTGGTGCAGAGCTACCGGCAGCAGATCGGGAACGTGGTGAACCAGGCCAACCTGCAGCTCTTCTGGAACATGTACAATAG ccGCAGAGACCTGGACATTAACCGGCCCGGAACAGTGCCCAATGCCAAGACGCTCCG CTGCCCGGTGATGCTGGTGGTTGGGGACAACGCGCCCGCCGAGGATGGGGTG GTGGAGTGCAACTCCAAACTGGATCCCACCACCACGACCTTCCTGAAG ATGGCAGATTCCGGGGGGCTCCCCCAGGTCACACAG CCAGGGAAGCTGAGTGAGGCCTTCAAATACTTCCTGCAAGGCATGGGCTACA TTGCATACTTGAAGGACCGAAGGCTGAGTGGAGGAGCAG TGCCCTCGGCCAGCATGACCCGCCTCGCCCGCTCCCGTACCGCGTCGCTCACCAGTGCCAGCTCGGGGGATGGCAGCCGCCCGCCGGCCTGCACCCACTCGGAGAGCAGTGAGGGGCTGGGCCAGGTCAACCACACCATGGAGGTGTCCTGTTGA
- the NDRG4 gene encoding protein NDRG4 isoform X6, translating into MPECWDGEHDIETPYGLLHVVIRGSPKGNRPAILTYHDVGLNHKLCFNTFFNFEDMQEITKHFVVCHVDAPGQQVGASQFPQGYQFPSMEQLAAMLPSVVQHFGFKYVIGIGVGAGAYVLAKFALIFPDLVEGLVLMNIDPNGKGWIDWAATKLSGLTSTLPDTVLSHLFSQEELVNNTELVQSYRQQIGNVVNQANLQLFWNMYNSRRDLDINRPGTVPNAKTLRCPVMLVVGDNAPAEDGVVECNSKLDPTTTTFLKMADSGGLPQVTQPGKLSEAFKYFLQGMGYMPSASMTRLARSRTASLTSASSGDGSRPPACTHSESSEGLGQVNHTMEVSC; encoded by the exons ATGCCGGAGTGCTGGGATGGG GAACATGACATTGAGACACCTTACGGCCTGCTGCACGTCGTGATCCGGGGCTCCCCCAAAGGGAACCGCCCTGCCATCCTTACCTACCATGACGTGGGCCTCAATC ACAAGCTGTGCTTCAACACCTTCTTCAACTTCGAGGACATGCAGGAGATCACCAAGCACTTCGTGGTGTGCCACGTGGACGCCCCTGGTCAGCAGGTGGGGGCGTCGCAGTTTCCCCAGGG gtACCAGTTCCCCTCCATGGAGCAGCTAGCCGCCATGCTCCCCAGTGTGGTGCAGCACTTCGG GTTCAAGTACGTGATTGGCATCGGAGTGGGAGCCGGAGCTTATGTGCTGGCTAAGTTTGCA CTCATCTTCCCCGACCTGGTGGAGGGGCTGGTGCTGATGAACATTGACCCCAATGGCAAAGGCTGGATCGACTGGGCGGCCACCAAG CTCTCCGGCCTCACCAGCACTTTACCTGACACGGTGCTATCCCACCTCTTCAGCCAG gAGGAGCTAGTGAACAACACAGAGCTGGTGCAGAGCTACCGGCAGCAGATCGGGAACGTGGTGAACCAGGCCAACCTGCAGCTCTTCTGGAACATGTACAATAG ccGCAGAGACCTGGACATTAACCGGCCCGGAACAGTGCCCAATGCCAAGACGCTCCG CTGCCCGGTGATGCTGGTGGTTGGGGACAACGCGCCCGCCGAGGATGGGGTG GTGGAGTGCAACTCCAAACTGGATCCCACCACCACGACCTTCCTGAAG ATGGCAGATTCCGGGGGGCTCCCCCAGGTCACACAG CCAGGGAAGCTGAGTGAGGCCTTCAAATACTTCCTGCAAGGCATGGGCTACA TGCCCTCGGCCAGCATGACCCGCCTCGCCCGCTCCCGTACCGCGTCGCTCACCAGTGCCAGCTCGGGGGATGGCAGCCGCCCGCCGGCCTGCACCCACTCGGAGAGCAGTGAGGGGCTGGGCCAGGTCAACCACACCATGGAGGTGTCCTGTTGA